AGCTTTCAGTTCTGAAGGTTAGCTGAGGCGGGCCTTCTCGGGCCGCCTCAGCTAATCCTTCCGCCTTCTTGGCCCTACGAGGCCTTCATGAGAATCAGAGCCTGATGAGCGCTGACGTTCACGGTGGTGCCGTTGATGGAGCCGTTTTCTTCGGGGGTAGCGCTCGTCCAGGCTCCTGTCAGTCCGAGCTCGGTGCTAGCGGTGGCGTCCCCGCTGTTGAGGACAACCAGGGCGCGCTCTCCGTTGGAAGCGACAAGCTCGAACGCTTTGAGGGTCCCGGAGCCGGTCGCGCGTTCGATGGTCTCGATTGGCTTTGCGTCCTTCGCCCGTGGCTGCAGCAAGACCGTGTGGTCTGTTCCCGCGGGTTGGCCAAGCTGCAGCCACTGCTGGTTCTCCTGCGGCCAGTCACCGGAGACTTTGCCCTTGTCGAGGCCAACCGAGGGCTGGGCCGATCCGAGGAGGTGAACATCCAGATCCACTCCCTGATAACCGTGGGCCGTGAGCAGACCGGGGGCCTGATCTACCGATGTGGTCAGCGTGTGCAGATTGAACCGGCTCGGTACGGAGGACTTGATGCGGTCCCAGACAAGGAATGCGCCGAAGCCACCCTTGAGCTGGATCATGTTGCGCTGGTAATCACTAGCGCCCGGCGTGGCCCCACCGGTCTGGACCAGGTCGAGCTTGTCGGAGTAGTAGCGGACAGGAGTTTCCACAGACACGGCTGTGCCCTGCCAGGAACCGTCGGCTTGGAACTGGACAACGTTGTGGGCCGCGGCGCTGTTGAACCAGACGTTGTCACCGTTGAAGTAGCCTCCAACACCCGCGTCCAGGGCAAGCGGCACGGACTTGCCCCAGAGGGAGAAGCCGGTGCGGTCATCGTGGTTGTGGCCCAGCGTCCGGGGGGTGTTGGACATGATCAGGTAGTTCTCGTCGGCTGTTCCTACCTTGTCACGCAGGATGTCGTAACCGACGGTCTCCACTGCCGACGAGGACAGGGCCGGGTCTTTGGAGGGAAGGGCCGGGTCGGTGTTCAGCAGCGGCGGCAACGCCCATGGGTTGGCGCCGGTGTCGGCCATCGGTGACCCTGCCCGGTTCCAGGTCCACTGCATGGCGGCGGAAAGCTCTGGGTCGGAATCCTTGTACAACGCGGCGTTCCAGCCGAGGATCCGGTAGGGCTTTTCGTTGTAGTCAGCGTCGCCGATGGCGGGCATCAGGACGGTTCCCGGCGCCTTGGTGTTGGTTGAATCGACGGGAGTCTGGATGTTCACGAGGAAGGAGAACATCTTCTTCAGCTTTGCGTCATTGACCAGGTCGGCCCCACCGGCCCGCTTGAGGGCCTGCGCAAACGGCACGAGCCTCACCAGCGGGGCGGCGTGGTAGCGGATGGTTTCGGGGAATGCCCCGTCTTCCCCGACGACTGTCTCCAGGGTCCATTCAACTTCGCCCTGGGCGTGGGCGCGGTACGTGGCCGATGAGGTCAGGTTCGGGAGGGCCATGCTGACGAGTCCGACGCCGATAGCCCGGTCAAGATTCCAGTTTGAGATCCTGCCTGCTTCGGTGGAGCGGTCGTAGTAGGTCAGGTTCATCTGGGTGTCCTGCATCCAGCCGAGCCGGTCGGTGAGCCAGGCGCGGTCGGTGGCGCTCATGGATTTGGAGTTGATGACAAGATCCAGGGCCTGGGCATAACCTCCCATGGCGCGGCCGAAGTGCACGGCCCCATAGCCGTCCTCACCGTTGGGCTTTCCACCCGTCGTAAGGGCGTAGTTCATACCCCAAATGGATTCACCAATGAGGTATTTGACTCCCAGGATCGCCTTTTGTGCTGCTTCTTCATTCCCTGTTACGAGGTACACGTTGGCGCTTGCCTGCGTTGCCTCAAACAGCGGGGAATCCCACCGGGTGTGTGTGTCCCAGTTGTAGGCAGGTGTCTTATAGGCTGCGCCGACTGGTGCCCCGGCGTCATTTGTGTATGAGACGCTCCATGTGAGGCCGGCACCTTCAATGAGTCCACGCTGGCTGATCGTTGCCCCAAGGGAATAGCGCGCCCCTGCTGTTGCCGGGAGGTCCTGGTTCAAGGTGACGGTGGCCTTGTCGGTGGGGGAAGCGCCGGTGTATTTGAGGGATGCGGCACCGGTTGCGGCCCATTCGCTGGTCTTGCTCACCTCAGCACCCGCCGTTGTCGCAGTCCAGGGGCTCACGCCTGAGCCGAAATCCTCGAAACTGTTGTCCGGAATTGTCACGGGCTGACCGTTGGCCAGGGAGGTGAGGGTGATGGCATCGACCATGGTCGAGCCTTTACCTTCGACGTCGAAGGACAGGCGCATCT
This genomic interval from Arthrobacter sp. SLBN-100 contains the following:
- a CDS encoding heparinase II/III domain-containing protein; translated protein: MLSSPAVKLKKSSDVVYYRALVRPAEGAPRVELQVRFTAANGDEVGQQVSAPTGMKPGSWSELSLTAATPADAEDVQVSIHVLGAAAVDVDDISPDVRQRRELVPDGGAETATGSGQTAPAGWSPASVQWTPVTVPNPSAESGTTTPENWKTFNYSAAKATMVWDKAVAHTGTKSLRIDGVPGGIGDWQQVNYVPISPGTYKFGFWIKGQNAAPGDIRPLVIFRNANGQTVGGDRIIQNSVSTSDWTYVESVLAAPAGAVSVRIDYRLYNGGTAWFDDITIAKQTTVSGVAEGNTAGTDSGTAQTGQNSLTLINKSEGDQSVLESSPIPIERLAGYDFSAGVKTDLANGTATAGLKYLDANGVTLSEQLTQPVSGATGWHASGLQGFPPAAATEARAFVRLTGKGQAWFDDISLIRSTVINQDATTTARPSLLLEKSEVKALQDRVKTGVVGEEYQRQLALSQKWTVEQLKDPAYLANPHRGQSNIYTVPAGATKMRLSFDVEGKGSTMVDAITLTSLANGQPVTIPDNSFEDFGSGVSPWTATTAGAEVSKTSEWAATGAASLKYTGASPTDKATVTLNQDLPATAGARYSLGATISQRGLIEGAGLTWSVSYTNDAGAPVGAAYKTPAYNWDTHTRWDSPLFEATQASANVYLVTGNEEAAQKAILGVKYLIGESIWGMNYALTTGGKPNGEDGYGAVHFGRAMGGYAQALDLVINSKSMSATDRAWLTDRLGWMQDTQMNLTYYDRSTEAGRISNWNLDRAIGVGLVSMALPNLTSSATYRAHAQGEVEWTLETVVGEDGAFPETIRYHAAPLVRLVPFAQALKRAGGADLVNDAKLKKMFSFLVNIQTPVDSTNTKAPGTVLMPAIGDADYNEKPYRILGWNAALYKDSDPELSAAMQWTWNRAGSPMADTGANPWALPPLLNTDPALPSKDPALSSSAVETVGYDILRDKVGTADENYLIMSNTPRTLGHNHDDRTGFSLWGKSVPLALDAGVGGYFNGDNVWFNSAAAHNVVQFQADGSWQGTAVSVETPVRYYSDKLDLVQTGGATPGASDYQRNMIQLKGGFGAFLVWDRIKSSVPSRFNLHTLTTSVDQAPGLLTAHGYQGVDLDVHLLGSAQPSVGLDKGKVSGDWPQENQQWLQLGQPAGTDHTVLLQPRAKDAKPIETIERATGSGTLKAFELVASNGERALVVLNSGDATASTELGLTGAWTSATPEENGSINGTTVNVSAHQALILMKAS